In Alkalinema sp. FACHB-956, a single window of DNA contains:
- a CDS encoding DoxX family membrane protein produces the protein MNYLFNLRAAVIANRITLGVFFFFSGIANYLNFGIPNGFYQTVLTQKLQIIGPNIPPGWEGIGPLPALIAVPYGWLLPLAEIVLGALFALNYWVRWTGLLLILMTFSIVLAFGIIPAGSLVPNAAESFNKNILFMTLIWVCIAYEAHEQKMSRRRTRAIEESNLMTSNHDM, from the coding sequence ATGAATTACCTATTTAACCTCCGTGCTGCCGTGATCGCAAATCGGATTACTCTCGGGGTTTTCTTCTTTTTCTCAGGGATTGCCAATTATCTCAACTTTGGCATTCCCAATGGCTTCTACCAAACGGTACTGACCCAAAAGCTACAAATCATCGGCCCCAATATCCCACCGGGATGGGAAGGCATTGGCCCACTGCCTGCACTGATCGCAGTTCCCTATGGCTGGTTGCTACCGTTGGCAGAAATCGTCCTAGGTGCATTATTTGCCCTCAATTACTGGGTTCGTTGGACAGGCTTATTACTCATCCTGATGACCTTCAGTATCGTCCTTGCCTTTGGCATCATTCCCGCCGGTAGCCTGGTTCCCAACGCCGCAGAGAGCTTCAATAAAAACATTCTATTCATGACGCTAATTTGGGTTTGCATCGCCTACGAAGCCCACGAACAAAAGATGAGCCGTCGCCGTACCCGCGCGATCGAAGAATCCAACCTCATGACCTCCAACCATGACATGTAA
- a CDS encoding GMC family oxidoreductase has translation MAPSSPINHHYDLIIIGTGAGGGTLAYRLAPTGKKILILERGPFLPREKDNWDTVQVVQKDRYHTSEVWYDNNGQAIHPGVGYFVGGNTKVYGGALFRWREQDFHQVIHKGGISPEWPLKYADFEPYYSQAEQLYQVHGKRGSDPTEPPASGEYPHPAISHEPRIQEIHNSLIDRGLHPFYLPLAIKLNEVDRRLSACIRCNTCDGFPCLVDAKADADITCIRPTEQYPNVTLLTEARVHKLHTSPSGREVTAVETEWNGETYLFSGSIVVVACGAINSAALLLKSANDKHPNGLANRSDQVGRNFMKHQNGAIIGVTTKSNLTAFQKTLAINDFYWGDEDFDYPMGHVQLLGKVNADMIAQESPSVLGLSLREHRTFEAIAAHSVDWWLTAEDLPDPNNRITLRNDSIQLNYTENNTEAYDRLLNRWIKTLKSIGCGEQVISASFYFRKKLPLQGVAHQCGTCRFGEDPTTSVLDLHCRTHDVENLYVVDGSFFRSSAAVNPTLTIIANALRVGDHLIEQLS, from the coding sequence ATGGCACCTTCTTCTCCAATCAACCACCACTACGACCTGATTATTATCGGTACTGGGGCAGGCGGCGGCACCCTGGCCTATCGGTTAGCGCCCACGGGCAAAAAAATTCTCATCCTCGAGCGAGGGCCATTCCTTCCCCGGGAGAAAGACAACTGGGACACGGTACAAGTCGTCCAAAAAGACCGCTATCATACTTCAGAAGTTTGGTACGACAACAACGGCCAAGCCATCCATCCAGGGGTCGGCTATTTCGTCGGAGGCAACACCAAAGTCTACGGCGGAGCCCTCTTTCGCTGGCGGGAACAGGATTTTCACCAAGTCATCCACAAAGGGGGAATCTCGCCGGAATGGCCGCTGAAATATGCCGATTTTGAGCCCTATTACAGCCAAGCCGAGCAACTCTACCAAGTCCATGGAAAACGGGGCAGCGATCCTACCGAACCCCCTGCCAGCGGCGAATATCCCCACCCTGCCATCAGCCATGAACCCCGCATTCAGGAAATCCATAATTCATTGATCGATCGGGGATTACATCCCTTTTATTTACCGTTGGCAATCAAGCTCAACGAAGTCGATCGACGACTCAGTGCCTGCATTCGTTGTAACACCTGTGATGGTTTCCCGTGCCTGGTGGATGCAAAAGCCGATGCAGATATCACCTGCATCCGTCCCACAGAACAGTATCCCAACGTGACATTACTCACCGAGGCGCGAGTTCACAAGTTACACACCAGCCCCTCCGGTCGCGAAGTGACTGCTGTCGAAACGGAATGGAACGGGGAAACCTATCTTTTTTCTGGGTCGATCGTGGTGGTTGCCTGTGGCGCAATTAATTCTGCGGCACTGCTGCTCAAATCAGCTAATGACAAGCATCCCAACGGACTCGCCAATCGCTCAGACCAAGTGGGACGCAACTTTATGAAGCATCAGAACGGTGCCATTATTGGCGTTACAACGAAATCCAATTTAACAGCCTTTCAGAAAACGTTAGCAATTAATGATTTCTATTGGGGTGATGAAGATTTTGACTATCCGATGGGCCATGTGCAGCTACTCGGGAAAGTCAATGCTGATATGATTGCGCAGGAATCGCCCTCAGTCCTAGGGCTATCCCTGCGAGAACACCGAACCTTTGAAGCGATCGCGGCCCATTCCGTCGATTGGTGGCTCACCGCAGAAGACTTACCCGATCCCAACAATCGCATTACCCTTCGCAACGATTCCATTCAGTTAAACTACACCGAAAACAACACAGAAGCCTACGATCGCTTACTAAACCGTTGGATCAAAACCTTAAAAAGTATTGGATGCGGCGAACAAGTGATTTCTGCTAGTTTCTACTTCCGTAAAAAACTCCCGTTACAAGGCGTAGCCCACCAATGCGGCACCTGTCGCTTTGGAGAAGATCCGACCACGTCTGTTCTCGATCTCCATTGCCGCACCCATGATGTAGAGAACCTCTACGTAGTAGATGGCAGCTTTTTCCGCTCCAGTGCTGCGGTGAACCCCACTCTGACCATTATTGCCAATGCCCTACGAGTGGGAGATCACCTGATTGAACAATTAAGCTAG
- a CDS encoding helix-turn-helix transcriptional regulator, with amino-acid sequence MTAPLPPSNDNPSWQEALQKLYSRKSAERPLAEGDPRRYRETAVELTQQRMERPTPSEDLSDLPDAPAPLDASDRPQPGQPPIGTGGQPEATPMPLMTVFQESLIEQEIVVQQPDRQQIHLIPGRAAWEILQRLGIEAAYVFLSLVAEVSEADRPWRSVLTLRGTGLVDFVIGEKQADLTLLQKLKKLEEMLQLLCSLSVMVSYLDESQGLFRWVNYPMWLLEELSYSGKLLPGQEAGSTHRPGAPDELMIRLRPGNWVEMLGAADLSRGIQALQQYGNWARGILQINPNRKRLAARLAIFISVIGQLYVTGHYRVQDLLEQVEDPKVLSGFYKTEETRTRLFVRWNNALLSLKNLGWEIGFDAMTYPVSLRPSWSVNGGEAGPLPESLAQWFETWLDARLMIRPMQIVIAKDGIDTGIAMAGDEGAGPQGSPSRDDRKKAAVLIRPKAGLGAARIPAVISGQTLDVALTLKGWSKAYLATQLKMDRSMVTHWIKGSRPITPEQRKRLWKLLGKELRAAQKLKY; translated from the coding sequence GTGACTGCGCCATTGCCCCCTTCTAATGACAACCCGAGCTGGCAGGAAGCTCTGCAAAAGCTCTACAGCCGCAAATCTGCGGAGCGGCCTTTGGCGGAAGGGGATCCCCGGCGCTATCGGGAAACGGCGGTGGAGCTGACGCAACAGCGGATGGAACGGCCCACCCCATCCGAAGATCTATCCGATTTGCCCGATGCCCCAGCGCCCTTGGATGCGTCCGATCGCCCTCAGCCGGGGCAACCTCCGATCGGGACAGGTGGGCAACCAGAAGCGACTCCGATGCCGTTGATGACGGTGTTTCAAGAGAGTTTGATTGAACAGGAGATTGTGGTTCAGCAGCCCGATCGGCAGCAGATTCACCTCATTCCGGGGCGGGCGGCTTGGGAGATTTTGCAGCGCTTGGGGATTGAGGCGGCCTATGTGTTTCTGTCATTGGTGGCGGAAGTTTCGGAAGCCGATCGGCCCTGGCGCAGTGTCCTGACCCTTCGAGGGACGGGTTTAGTCGATTTTGTGATTGGTGAGAAGCAAGCTGACCTGACACTGCTCCAAAAGCTGAAAAAGCTGGAAGAGATGCTGCAACTGTTGTGCAGTTTGTCAGTGATGGTCAGTTATCTGGACGAAAGCCAAGGCTTGTTCCGCTGGGTGAACTATCCCATGTGGCTGCTGGAAGAATTAAGTTACAGTGGTAAGTTGCTGCCTGGACAGGAGGCTGGGTCTACCCATCGCCCAGGGGCTCCGGATGAGTTGATGATTCGGCTGCGACCTGGAAATTGGGTGGAGATGCTGGGGGCGGCGGACTTGTCCCGAGGGATTCAAGCCCTTCAGCAGTACGGAAATTGGGCGCGGGGGATTTTGCAGATCAACCCGAACCGTAAGCGATTGGCGGCTCGGCTGGCGATTTTTATTTCGGTGATTGGGCAGTTGTATGTGACGGGGCATTATCGCGTTCAGGATTTATTGGAACAGGTGGAAGATCCGAAGGTGCTGTCTGGGTTTTATAAGACGGAGGAAACGCGGACGCGATTGTTTGTGCGGTGGAATAATGCCCTGTTGTCGTTGAAAAATTTAGGTTGGGAAATTGGCTTTGATGCGATGACCTATCCGGTATCGTTACGGCCTAGTTGGAGTGTGAATGGTGGGGAGGCGGGGCCGCTGCCAGAAAGTCTTGCGCAGTGGTTTGAAACTTGGTTGGATGCAAGGCTGATGATTCGCCCGATGCAAATTGTGATTGCTAAGGATGGGATAGATACCGGGATAGCCATGGCTGGGGATGAGGGGGCGGGGCCGCAAGGGAGCCCGTCGAGGGACGATCGCAAAAAAGCGGCGGTGCTGATTCGTCCGAAGGCTGGGCTGGGGGCGGCTCGGATTCCAGCGGTAATTTCTGGGCAAACGTTGGATGTGGCGTTGACGTTGAAGGGCTGGAGTAAGGCGTATTTGGCGACGCAATTAAAGATGGATCGATCGATGGTGACCCATTGGATCAAGGGCAGTCGTCCGATTACGCCGGAGCAACGCAAACGTCTATGGAAGTTGCTCGGAAAAGAGTTACGGGCTGCCCAAAAATTAAAGTACTAA
- a CDS encoding glycosyltransferase, translating to MTELTKLTKLRFGIVAIGRNEGDRLKRCLLSAQAQMRAIAEISDESCQSALPPDATQTSATMQTSIRYPIVYVDSGSTDESVAFARSIGVEVVELDLSKPFTAARARNAGANQLFEQYPQLDFVQFIDGDCEFIEGWFDSAIATFDGNPQVVVVCGRLHERFPDRSRYNALCDLEWNTPVGETKECGGIALMRRSAFQAVSGFNPQLIAGEEPELCVRLRRQGGTIRRIAADMAWHDANMTRFSQWWRRSLRSGYAYAEGAWLHGRSPERHWVKETRSIWLWGLMFPVLALGFAPFTFGLSLVGLIALYGLQGYRIYQYCRRQRSMTPSQAQLYAFFCVLVKFPQALGQMQFQQLRRQGKQRTIIEYKQPSQT from the coding sequence ATGACTGAGTTGACTAAGTTGACTAAGTTGCGATTTGGAATTGTTGCGATCGGTCGAAATGAAGGGGATCGGCTGAAACGCTGTCTTCTCTCGGCTCAAGCTCAAATGCGTGCGATCGCAGAGATATCCGATGAGTCTTGCCAAAGTGCGCTTCCCCCGGATGCAACCCAGACTTCCGCTACGATGCAGACTTCTATTCGGTATCCGATTGTTTATGTGGATTCTGGATCAACGGACGAGAGTGTTGCTTTTGCTCGATCGATCGGCGTTGAGGTGGTCGAATTAGACCTCTCCAAACCCTTTACGGCTGCCCGTGCCCGAAACGCTGGAGCAAATCAGTTATTTGAACAGTATCCCCAGTTAGATTTTGTGCAGTTTATTGATGGGGATTGTGAGTTTATTGAGGGGTGGTTTGACAGCGCAATCGCAACGTTTGATGGGAATCCTCAAGTCGTGGTCGTCTGTGGTCGCCTGCACGAACGCTTTCCCGATCGTTCCCGCTACAACGCCCTGTGCGATTTGGAATGGAACACACCTGTAGGCGAAACGAAAGAATGCGGCGGGATCGCCCTGATGCGCCGATCGGCCTTCCAAGCCGTCAGTGGATTTAACCCCCAGTTAATTGCCGGAGAAGAGCCAGAACTCTGCGTGCGGCTGCGACGGCAAGGGGGCACCATTCGGCGGATTGCGGCTGATATGGCATGGCATGACGCCAATATGACACGGTTTAGCCAGTGGTGGCGACGATCGCTGCGATCGGGCTATGCCTACGCAGAAGGAGCATGGCTGCATGGACGGTCCCCAGAACGCCATTGGGTCAAGGAAACCCGTAGCATTTGGCTCTGGGGCTTAATGTTTCCAGTCTTAGCCCTCGGTTTCGCCCCTTTCACCTTCGGGTTGAGCCTCGTGGGGTTAATCGCCCTCTACGGACTTCAAGGGTATCGGATCTACCAATATTGTCGTAGACAGCGATCGATGACACCCTCCCAAGCTCAACTCTATGCGTTTTTCTGCGTTCTAGTCAAATTTCCCCAAGCCCTCGGACAGATGCAATTCCAGCAACTACGACGACAGGGCAAACAACGCACCATCATTGAATACAAACAGCCCAGTCAAACTTGA
- a CDS encoding FeoA family protein: protein MPTTSLANLKPGQSAEIVDFEVDPSLERRLHALGFRQGQEIHLLRRGWLSGPLHVRICMTELMLRHRDAHLVRVTAVNG from the coding sequence ATGCCTACCACCAGTCTTGCAAACCTCAAACCCGGTCAATCCGCTGAAATTGTAGATTTTGAGGTTGATCCCAGCCTAGAACGTCGGCTCCATGCCCTAGGATTTCGTCAAGGACAGGAAATTCATCTTCTGCGACGAGGCTGGCTGTCAGGGCCACTCCATGTACGCATTTGTATGACAGAACTCATGCTGCGTCATCGGGATGCCCATCTCGTTCGCGTCACTGCGGTGAACGGTTAA
- the feoB gene encoding ferrous iron transport protein B — translation MKRIAVLGMPNTGKSTFFNRFTGSHAHIGNWPGITVDLMLATVKLGHELAEVVDLPGIYDLRGLSEDEAVVQRFLETTPVHLVLVVLNATQIDRQISLPLQVLQLGVPVVLLLNMVDEAARFGVRVNPEILSDRLGIPVFPISAKYGAGYPKAIEAITEVLDQQDHPIQVNNISQQLPAELPSNRTLQTLLADAVQMPARLSDRWSSRLDRILLHPILGLPIFFSAMYLVFQTIYAMGTPLQASLGDGLEWLKLNALEPLLANFPAFLRGFLIDGVYEGLGTVAAFLPVIFLFFLCMAIVEDSGYLSRSAFLMDALMERLGLDGRSFVMSLMGFGCNVPALLGTRVMRSPGLRMLSMLVIPFSLCSARLNVFIFITSAMFAATIAPTVLFSLYLMSFAAAILTAALFKGKFTTQEPLVLELPPYRLPTLKQILVRAWCEVKHFWIWSRRFIIVGVIAIWLLNNLPTNVPSASSQTLSGLLGQTLQPLFAPLGINAQLTIALFFGFIAKEIVLGGLAVIYSQAAESDLAGTIAQQIDWVQAYSFMLFTLLYIPCLSTIAVLKNEAKSLRFALLSVGWSLGLAWIASFVFYQGARALGF, via the coding sequence ATGAAACGTATTGCTGTTCTGGGAATGCCCAATACGGGTAAGTCCACATTTTTTAACCGCTTCACTGGTTCCCATGCTCACATTGGGAACTGGCCAGGAATCACTGTTGACTTAATGCTAGCCACGGTCAAGCTGGGCCATGAGTTAGCTGAAGTGGTTGATCTACCTGGCATCTATGATTTACGGGGACTCTCCGAGGACGAGGCCGTTGTTCAACGATTTTTGGAAACAACTCCCGTTCATCTAGTCCTGGTTGTTTTGAATGCAACTCAGATCGATCGCCAGATCTCCCTACCGCTCCAAGTGCTTCAACTGGGCGTACCCGTTGTATTGCTGTTGAACATGGTGGATGAAGCAGCGCGATTTGGGGTACGGGTCAACCCTGAGATTTTGTCCGATCGCTTGGGGATTCCTGTGTTTCCCATCAGTGCCAAGTATGGCGCAGGTTACCCAAAGGCGATCGAGGCGATCACAGAAGTGTTAGATCAGCAGGATCACCCCATTCAGGTCAACAACATCAGCCAGCAACTCCCTGCCGAACTCCCCTCTAACCGTACCCTCCAAACGCTATTAGCCGACGCAGTGCAAATGCCCGCTCGCCTCTCCGATCGCTGGAGCAGTCGGCTCGATCGGATTTTATTGCATCCCATCCTGGGTTTACCCATCTTTTTCAGCGCGATGTATCTGGTATTCCAGACCATTTACGCCATGGGTACCCCCCTCCAAGCAAGCCTAGGCGACGGCTTAGAGTGGTTAAAACTGAATGCCCTGGAGCCTCTTCTAGCAAACTTTCCTGCGTTTCTCAGGGGATTTCTAATTGATGGTGTCTATGAAGGCTTAGGAACCGTTGCAGCATTTCTCCCAGTCATTTTTCTGTTTTTTCTCTGCATGGCGATCGTGGAGGATAGCGGCTACCTGTCCCGCTCTGCATTCCTGATGGATGCCCTGATGGAACGATTGGGACTGGATGGGCGATCGTTTGTTATGTCCCTGATGGGATTTGGCTGTAATGTACCGGCTCTTTTAGGCACGCGGGTCATGCGATCGCCGGGACTCCGCATGTTATCCATGCTAGTGATTCCCTTTTCATTGTGTTCTGCGCGATTGAATGTGTTTATCTTCATCACATCGGCCATGTTTGCCGCCACCATCGCGCCAACCGTTCTTTTTAGTTTATATCTCATGAGTTTTGCAGCGGCAATCCTGACTGCTGCACTGTTTAAGGGAAAGTTCACGACCCAAGAGCCCCTGGTTTTAGAACTGCCTCCCTACCGTCTCCCAACGTTGAAGCAAATCCTAGTGCGAGCTTGGTGCGAAGTCAAACATTTTTGGATTTGGTCACGACGGTTCATTATTGTGGGAGTTATTGCAATTTGGCTCCTCAATAACCTACCCACCAATGTCCCCTCAGCCAGCAGTCAAACCCTATCAGGGCTACTGGGACAGACCTTACAACCGCTCTTTGCTCCCCTAGGAATCAATGCCCAATTAACGATCGCCCTCTTTTTTGGATTTATTGCGAAAGAGATTGTCCTCGGGGGGTTAGCAGTTATTTACAGCCAAGCCGCAGAATCCGACCTAGCCGGGACGATCGCCCAGCAAATCGATTGGGTACAAGCCTACAGCTTTATGCTCTTTACGTTGCTGTATATTCCCTGTCTATCCACGATCGCCGTGTTGAAAAATGAAGCGAAAAGCCTGCGGTTTGCCCTACTATCCGTCGGATGGTCCCTCGGATTGGCTTGGATAGCCAGTTTTGTCTTCTACCAAGGAGCACGGGCATTAGGGTTCTAG
- a CDS encoding Uma2 family endonuclease, whose protein sequence is MVAARDLPRFTPQEYLVWEEQQPERYEYFDGEVYAMTGRTLPHADIALNIATAIKQHLTGSCKVRNSDAKVAISEAGPFTYPDISVSCDDRDRVAKQYIQFPCLIMEVLSPSTEAYDRGAKFRLYRNLESLQEYGLVSSELKSVEIFRRNAAGVWEFTAYGEGETFTLTSIGLTLSVDVFYEDVVLETPIAE, encoded by the coding sequence ATGGTTGCAGCTCGTGATCTACCTCGTTTTACGCCTCAGGAATATTTGGTCTGGGAGGAGCAACAACCGGAGCGCTATGAGTACTTCGATGGAGAAGTTTACGCGATGACGGGTAGAACTCTTCCCCATGCCGACATTGCTCTCAATATTGCGACTGCGATCAAACAGCATTTGACCGGTTCTTGTAAAGTGAGAAACTCAGATGCCAAAGTTGCAATAAGTGAAGCGGGGCCATTCACCTATCCCGACATTAGTGTTAGCTGTGACGATCGCGATCGCGTCGCCAAACAATATATCCAATTTCCCTGCTTAATTATGGAAGTGCTGTCACCCAGCACAGAAGCCTACGATCGGGGGGCTAAATTCCGTCTCTATCGGAACTTAGAGAGTCTTCAGGAATATGGATTAGTGAGTTCGGAACTGAAATCGGTTGAAATTTTTCGTCGTAATGCTGCTGGGGTGTGGGAGTTTACGGCCTATGGTGAGGGCGAAACCTTTACCCTGACCAGTATCGGGCTAACCCTTTCAGTCGATGTATTTTACGAAGATGTAGTGCTAGAAACTCCGATCGCAGAATAA
- a CDS encoding bile acid:sodium symporter produces the protein MWKFLGLLQKNLVWSIPICMIAGIVIGVVVNPDPLKAWVIPLTFLMVYPMMINLQIQKVLTGGDFKLQFVTQLINFAVIPFMAFGIGQLFFHGQPLVLLGLLLASLLPTSGMTISWTGFAKGNLSAAVKMTVVGLILGSLATPFYAKWLMGAAIEIPLMDIFRQIIIIVFLPMILGIATRLILIRIVRMDKYQKNLKEKFPSFSTIGVLGIVFVAMALKAKSIVSNPGILLSFLIPLAILYVANFLISTVVGKMFFQRGDAIALVYGTVMRNLSIALAIAMTAFGKEQGSEIALIIAMAYIIQVQAAAWYVKLTDRIFGPSPSFTLT, from the coding sequence GTGTGGAAATTTTTAGGGCTGCTTCAGAAAAATTTGGTTTGGTCGATTCCCATTTGTATGATTGCAGGAATTGTCATAGGCGTAGTGGTGAACCCAGATCCACTGAAGGCTTGGGTGATTCCGCTAACGTTCCTCATGGTCTATCCCATGATGATCAATTTGCAAATTCAAAAAGTGTTGACGGGAGGAGATTTTAAGCTTCAATTCGTGACGCAGTTGATCAATTTTGCTGTTATCCCATTTATGGCTTTTGGAATTGGCCAACTGTTTTTCCATGGGCAGCCTTTGGTGCTGTTGGGGCTACTGTTGGCTTCGCTGTTACCCACTAGTGGAATGACCATTTCCTGGACAGGCTTTGCGAAGGGCAATCTGAGTGCTGCGGTCAAAATGACGGTGGTGGGTTTAATCCTAGGTTCACTGGCGACTCCGTTTTATGCGAAGTGGCTGATGGGAGCCGCGATCGAAATTCCCCTTATGGATATTTTCCGACAAATTATTATCATTGTATTTCTGCCGATGATTTTGGGGATTGCCACGCGGCTTATCCTAATTCGCATTGTGAGAATGGATAAGTATCAAAAAAATCTCAAAGAGAAGTTTCCCAGTTTTTCGACGATCGGGGTTTTAGGGATTGTCTTTGTTGCCATGGCTCTCAAAGCGAAGAGTATTGTTAGCAACCCTGGTATCTTGTTATCTTTTCTGATTCCTTTGGCAATTTTATATGTTGCAAATTTTTTAATCAGTACAGTTGTAGGTAAGATGTTCTTTCAACGGGGAGATGCGATTGCTTTAGTGTATGGCACGGTCATGCGTAATTTGTCCATTGCCCTTGCGATCGCGATGACGGCCTTTGGGAAAGAGCAGGGCTCTGAAATTGCTTTAATTATTGCCATGGCTTACATTATTCAGGTTCAGGCTGCGGCTTGGTATGTGAAGTTAACCGATCGCATTTTTGGCCCTTCACCCAGCTTTACTTTGACCTAA
- a CDS encoding DUF302 domain-containing protein: MAYHFSQTLNCTFDDAIAQVTAALQAEGMGILTEIDVQAAFKKKLDVDFRRYKILGACHPKIAYRMLQTDDKAGVFYPCNVVVQEQENGQIEVSAVDPKMMFLAITDPHAQVIANEGSQIMQAVMERLRQNASLPA; the protein is encoded by the coding sequence ATGGCTTATCACTTCAGTCAAACTTTGAATTGCACCTTTGATGACGCGATCGCGCAGGTGACCGCAGCGCTTCAGGCGGAAGGGATGGGGATTCTGACCGAGATTGATGTCCAAGCGGCCTTTAAGAAAAAGCTGGATGTTGATTTCCGCCGTTACAAAATCCTAGGCGCTTGCCATCCCAAAATCGCCTATCGGATGTTGCAGACCGATGATAAGGCGGGTGTCTTTTACCCTTGTAATGTTGTTGTTCAGGAACAGGAAAACGGCCAAATTGAGGTGTCTGCGGTTGATCCTAAGATGATGTTTCTAGCGATTACTGATCCCCATGCTCAAGTGATTGCTAACGAAGGGAGTCAAATTATGCAGGCTGTGATGGAGCGGTTAAGGCAAAATGCTTCGCTTCCGGCATAA
- a CDS encoding DUF3365 domain-containing protein, whose translation MVIILGIICWIIPAPAWAIEASIAQSVPPIVTNPAELTKAIQAIEDLDQMRSGLASTLEGHTEEPTLETMKEVCRPVGMQAQRLSQENGWQVKQIADKYRNPDHAPDSSQARQALATFRKNPDLMGFWEHATINGQAGTRYYRRINVEASCLACHGQKNQRPQFIQEKYLDDRAYDFNVGDLRGMYSVFMPDLKAAIQSALQDGIQ comes from the coding sequence ATGGTGATTATTCTCGGGATCATTTGCTGGATCATCCCAGCACCCGCTTGGGCTATAGAAGCTTCGATCGCCCAGTCCGTACCGCCGATCGTCACCAATCCAGCTGAGTTAACCAAAGCCATTCAAGCGATCGAGGACTTAGATCAGATGCGATCGGGACTTGCTTCTACGTTGGAAGGACACACCGAAGAACCAACCCTGGAAACGATGAAAGAAGTTTGCCGTCCCGTAGGTATGCAGGCGCAACGACTCAGCCAAGAAAACGGTTGGCAGGTCAAGCAAATAGCCGATAAATATCGCAATCCCGATCATGCGCCGGACAGTTCCCAGGCACGCCAAGCCTTAGCAACCTTTAGAAAAAATCCGGACTTAATGGGATTTTGGGAACATGCAACAATCAACGGGCAAGCAGGCACTCGTTACTATCGCCGCATTAATGTAGAAGCCAGTTGCCTCGCCTGTCACGGACAGAAAAATCAACGGCCTCAGTTTATTCAAGAGAAGTATCTCGACGATCGCGCCTATGATTTCAACGTGGGCGACCTACGCGGCATGTATTCCGTTTTCATGCCTGATCTGAAAGCCGCCATTCAATCCGCATTACAAGACGGGATTCAGTAA
- a CDS encoding DUF3122 domain-containing protein, with protein MSKQFSLWLRSIIAIVIITVITLTTVLGFIPTLPAIAAIQQFEEQPGQTVYQTRHPLKDQQGRTWQAIAFKRIKPDGATVLNFRLAGFPGSVRIDRTQPLQFRNSFGEILTAEDASSQMFSNTNAPEPHIGQYNLQPIVSDLRLELPWRITLPTESGNAITFALPATFLADWRTLDQQTKD; from the coding sequence ATGTCTAAGCAATTCTCTCTCTGGTTACGCTCCATAATCGCGATCGTCATCATCACTGTAATTACATTGACCACAGTTTTAGGCTTCATCCCAACCTTACCCGCGATCGCAGCCATCCAGCAATTTGAGGAACAACCGGGTCAAACCGTCTACCAAACCAGACACCCACTCAAGGATCAACAAGGTCGCACCTGGCAAGCGATCGCCTTTAAGCGCATTAAACCCGATGGAGCCACCGTCTTGAATTTCAGACTGGCAGGATTCCCCGGCAGCGTTCGGATCGATCGCACCCAGCCCCTACAATTCCGCAATTCCTTTGGCGAGATCCTCACCGCTGAGGACGCCTCTAGTCAAATGTTTAGCAATACCAACGCACCGGAACCCCACATTGGACAATACAACCTACAACCGATTGTGTCTGATTTACGACTAGAGCTGCCTTGGCGCATAACCCTACCCACAGAATCCGGTAATGCCATCACATTCGCCTTACCCGCCACATTCCTAGCCGATTGGAGAACGTTGGATCAGCAAACCAAGGATTAG